In Aedes albopictus strain Foshan chromosome 3, AalbF5, whole genome shotgun sequence, the following are encoded in one genomic region:
- the LOC109423045 gene encoding uncharacterized protein LOC109423045 codes for MGAKFPHADHLLDDEIDYELKLRNYVEDLGKDLKVKQRLLRRVFLKDAKENREYRSPYSIDQEFELIASRVNSIRCKLSKNPDIKLVSRLKHYYWRVQWCNADNQEAMQMKELLFGNISNLLAEQNALEPLQNASPDDESLEDTDTEFSETEKSGAVGGNIVLVTPLGEPQLTNTSNFRPLIEPEIPQNAKITGTTKKRNQEHSLASGVSDVNRENETEQMKARIAELEAQLQSFAALLTASRVQSNPLEQLQNQRQDFRQPSDVYLGRTRINEREDSGSERDSQGGNRQSIRDDRGQYDRKMEKWNLHFSGDSRSTSLEDFIYKVRVLASMNRIPDNHLLSNIHLLLRGEASNWFFTYYQPTWTWTIFEARIRFRFGNPNQDQGNRQRIYDRKQQKGETFIAFVTEIERLNKLLTKPLSSHRKFEIVWENMRPHYRSKLACFSINNLDQLIQVNYRIDANDPSLHPVGPKYTVHNIEEHECSDSDEEEVNAIGRRKVRNQQQETNQNRGSQSSSGAGQLGSSSRTPMCWNCRQQGHLWRECREVKTTFCYVCGNPGKISSTCDKHPRRATTNQVPESSPSSGN; via the coding sequence ATGGGTGCGAAGTTTCCTCATGCTGATCATCTGTTGGATGACGAAATAGATTACGAACTAAAGCTGCGAAATTATGTGGAAGATTTGGGGAAAGATTTGAAGGTGAAACAAAGACTGCTTAGAAGGGTTTTCTTGAAAGATGCTAAGGAAAATCGAGAATATCGATCTCCGTATTCTATTGACCAAGAATTTGAGTTGATTGCTTCACGGGTGAACAGTATAAGGTGTAAACTGTCTAAAAATCCGGATATAAAACTCGTTTCGCGTTTAAAACACTACTATTGGCGTGTGCAGTGGTGCAACGCGGACAATCAAGAGGCCATGCAGATGAAGGAGTTGTTATTTGGAAACATCTCTAATCTACTTGCAGAGCAAAATGCCCTCGAACCGTTACAGAATGCAAGTCCTGACGATGAGTCATTAGAAGATACTGATACGGAATTTTCTGAAACAGAGAAATCTGGAGCAGTAGGTGGAAATATTGTGTTAGTGACACCCTTGGGTGAGCCTCAGCTGACTAATACAAGTAATTTCCGTCCTTTGATTGAACCAGAGATACCTCAGAATGCAAAAATAACAGGGACTACTAAGAAACGAAATCAAGAACACAGTTTAGCTTCGGGTGTTAGCGATGTTAACAGGGAAAATGAAACAGAACAAATGAAAGCGAGAATAGCCGAGTTAGAAGCTCAACTACAATCCTTTGCTGCACTGTTAACAGCGTCAAGAGTCCAAAGTAACCCATTGGAACAGTTACAGAATCAGAGACAGGATTTTAGACAACCAAGTGATGTCTACCTTGGCAGGACAAGAATCAACGAGAGAGAGGATAGTGGTAGTGAAAGAGACAGTCAAGGAGGAAATAGACAGTCAATAAGGGATGATAGAGGCCAATATGATAGGAAAATGGAAAAATGGAACCTTCACTTCAGTGGGGATTCTAGGTCAACATCGTTAGAAGATTTTATCTACAAGGTTAGAGTCTTAGCGAGCATGAATAGGATTCCTGATAATCACTTACTTAGTAACATCCACTTGTTACTAAGAGGTGAAGCATCCAATTGGTTTTTCACGTATTATCAGCCAACGTGGACTTGGACTATCTTTGAAGCAAGAATTCGATTCAGATTTGGCAACCCTAATCAGGACCAAGGGAATCGACAGCGAATTTACGACCGGAAACAACAGAAAGGTGAAACTTTTATTGCCTTTGTAACAGAGATAGAACGCCTCAATAAGTTGTTGACTAAACCATTATCGAGCCATCGTAAATTTGAAATCGTGTGGGAGAATATGCGACCCCACTACAGGTCGAAATTGGCATGTTTTTCCATAAACAATTTGGATCAATTAATCCAGGTTAACTACCGGATTGATGCAAACGATCCTTCTTTACATCCGGTGGGACCGAAATACACGGTACACAACATTGAGGAACACGAGTGTAGCGATTCAGACGAGGAGGAAGTTAATGCGATAGGACGTAGAAAAGTTAGAAATCAGCAACAAGAAACGAATCAGAACAGGGGTTCCCAAAGCTCTAGCGGAGCAGGACAGTTAGGGTCATCTTCTAGAACGCCAATGTGCTGGAACTGTCGCCAGCAAGGTCATTTGTGGCGTGAATGCCGAGAAGTAAAGACGACGTTCTGTTATGTTTGTGGAAATCCCGGTAAAATTTCATCAACGTGCGACAAACATCCGCGACGGGCAACAACAAATCAGGTTCCCGAATCGTCTCCGAGTTCGGGAAACTAA